From a region of the Gemmatimonadota bacterium genome:
- a CDS encoding GNAT family N-acetyltransferase, with protein sequence MDAEVVTRIYIDSWNAGFGELIEQSNRIVTSELVERWRGDLAKSAPHRWWVAEHTGKVVGFVGIGPSRDPVDATLGELDTIAIDPSYWRIGIGKALASLAFRHLVADGYNEAIVWTVKGYERGIAFYEAMGWKRDGGVRDNGRQIRLRRPLSIYRLPLQWIVEE encoded by the coding sequence GTGGACGCCGAAGTCGTCACACGTATATATATCGATTCGTGGAATGCAGGATTCGGCGAACTCATCGAGCAGTCCAATCGCATCGTCACATCAGAACTCGTTGAGCGTTGGCGCGGCGATCTTGCGAAGTCTGCCCCGCACCGGTGGTGGGTCGCAGAGCATACGGGTAAGGTTGTCGGTTTTGTCGGCATCGGTCCCAGCCGCGATCCCGTTGACGCCACATTAGGGGAACTCGATACCATCGCCATTGACCCCTCGTATTGGCGCATCGGCATCGGCAAGGCGTTGGCCTCGCTCGCGTTTCGTCATCTCGTTGCCGACGGTTATAATGAAGCGATAGTTTGGACTGTTAAGGGTTATGAACGCGGGATCGCCTTCTACGAGGCGATGGGGTGGAAACGTGATGGCGGTGTTCGAGACAACGGACGCCAAATCCGGCTCCGCCGCCCATTGTCTATCTATAGATTACCGCTCCAATGGATAGTGGAGGAGTAA